CCAACACAGACCCGATGGCAATACCTCCTGGAAACCACACATGAAATCGATTAAGCATGGTAGCTCTTTTCTCGTCGTACATCGCAGCGATCATGGGGTTGTAGGCTGCCTCTACCATACCGTTCGCAAAACTGATGAAGAAAGTAGAGAAGAACAGAGTGAAAAAGCTATTGGAAAGAATGGAAAAAGTAATCCCAAGGATATGGCAGATAAATGCAATGTTCCCAATCCTTTTGGGACCCAAAGTATTGTACAGCGGCCCTCCGATCAATGTGGCAATCGGAAAACCAAATATGCCCATAAAGTTGATCCAGCCTAGCTGACGGTCAGTTAGGCTCATGTCAGCGACCAGATCATTCATGATACCAGCACGAATGCCAAAAGCAAAGGCCGTAGTAAGTAGAGCAAAACAGCTGGCGATAAACAGCCGGTTTTTATTCAGTCCATTGTCCATGGTAATAGTATTTAGTTCTTAAGTTTTTTAGTCATGCCAATCCTTAATATTCAGAATATTTTTTCAGTTAAAAAAATACCGCCTCGGTATACAATGGATTTGGGATAAATATCCCTCGAAAACGCAAGATTTGTCTGTACAAAATTGAAGTCAACTTGCTTTTGTGTAATATCAAAACCTATAAAGGAAGGATTGTTGCACAGCTTATTAGAAGGTCATTTTTGGAACAGCTTTTAATACAAATAGGATATGTGCAGAAAGTTGTACCAGGAAAAAAAGTGAAGGCTGTCGCCGATCGATCAGTAAAACATGATGATCAAAATCTTCAAATAGAACGGGCTGGAAACTCACATCTCCAGCCCGCATAGTAACCCAAAGCGTCTCTTTGGGATAACCTATTTAACCTAACCTTATTTTAATTTCTGTCTCGGAAAACCTTCGCTTGACCAGAACACTTTGTCATATTTACCTGGATAGATATTGGGGATATTCCGACGTTCATTTTTGACTCGGATTGAAAGCTGGTTTGGTTTAATCCAACCAACCAAAGTGCTCCGACTAATATGATTCTGAATGTTATTTTCATCTTTCTAGCTGCTGATTCAGGAGTAGAAAGAGCGGATAAAAAATTACCCTACCCTACAAGAGCAAATTATTTTTTGCCGTCCTTGACTTATATTTGGAGTTTACTCCACAATCGCCGCGCTATGAAGGACAAATCCGTCTGTGAAGAACATGGGTTCTTGCACATACATCAGGAACAATCTGTTCCATTAAGAAATTTTCTTTACTACCGATTTGGTAGCCTGGAAAAGGCCAAAGACTGTGCGCAAGAAGCTTTCATTCGTCTTTGGGAAAACTGCAGCAAGGTGAGCTTCGACAAAGCGAAGAGCTACCTTTTTACCATAGCCAACCGAATATTTCTGGATGATGCGAGCCACCAAAAAGTGGTACTGAAATTCGAAAAGAGGGAAGCCAGCACGGATGTTCGAATGGAAAACAACCCAGAGTTTCTTTATCGTGGAGAAGAATTTAAAGCAGAACTGGAGGCGGCAGTCTCTAGCCTTCCGGACAAACAACGCACCGTATTTCTCATGAGCCGCATTGACAAAACCCCTAACAAGGAAATCGCTGAGGCGCTGGATGTTTCCATAAAAACGGTAGAGAAACACATGACCTCCGCACTCAAGTCCCTGAGAGAGAGTCTGGACGAATTGAATCATTACAAAATTTAGGTAGGGTAAATAGGAGCCTTCCCGTTTTACAGGTATAGCATAAAGAAGATGGCAGAGCAAAACGAAATAGACCAGATACTAAACCAATGGGTTCAGGGCCAGCTGAGCGATGAGCAGGTCAGCGAAATCATAGGAAAAGAGGATATGCTTAAGTACCAGCAGATACTTTTCGAAGTGGATAGCTGGGTGCCCAGTAAGGAAGAAACTGTTTTCGATCCTAAGGAAGTAATGAATAGACCCAAAGCGAATGAAGGGAAAGTGGTGTCAATGTTTGGGTGGAAGCGAATGGCAGTGGCCGCTTCCATAGTATTGGTTCTGGCAGTTAGTTTCTTATATCTCGGCAAACGAGAAAAAACCTACTATACCAGTTTTGGTGAGACCAAACGTGTCGAACTGCCCGATGGATCCTTTGCCACCCTATCTTCTCATTCACAGATTGCCTGGGACAGCAAGGATTGGGATACTGGCTATCGTAAAGTCCGCTTGAAAGGAAGAGGATTCTTTGAGGTCAAATCAGGGGAGACTTTTAGCGTGGTGAGCGAACAGGGGCAGGTTGAGGTTTTGGGGACACAGTTCGATGTGGCTGATTACAAAGATGGCTTTTTGGTCCGTTGTTTTGAAGGTAAGGTACGTGCCACGGAGAAGCTCGGTAGTTCGCAACTCGTGACAGCTGGAGAGGCCGTGCTGTTTCATGAAGGAGATTGGGAAAAGAAAGAAGCCCTTACCAACGCTAAGCCTTCGTGGCTAGAAGCGAAACCAAAATATGAAAACATACCTCTAGGACTGCTGATCGAAGAAATCGAATCGATCTATGGAGTCAAAGTGGTAACAAAAGACGTCAACCTAAACCGTAGATTCACAGGATCTATTCCAACCGATGACCTAAAACTTGCATTGGAAATTGTATTTGGTACGCTGGATATCAAATATGAAATCAAAGAACAAAAAGTCATTTTGACGAAGTAAGCAAGCATGTATTGGAGAAAAATTATGGCAGGAAGTTTGGCTCTTTTCTGCCAGGTGTCTGTATGGGCGCAAGAAATGAATATTGAATCTGCTTTGAACAAATATGAACAAGAGCAGGGTATCAAATTTTCTTTCGATCCACAACTGATAGGGTTAGTGGATGCTAAAGTTACCTATCAACAAGATTTGTCTGATTTTGTATCTGAACTTGAATCCATTCTCCCGCTAGAGGTCAAAAGAATAGAGAATAATTACTTTATCATCCGTGCTACAGAAAGAGCCTATTATTTCCAGGCCTATGATTCACTAGATCAGGTCGCCATTGCACCTACGGATATCATGGTACTGGTCAATGCCGTACCACAACCCATAGATTATCAGTCCGACGGCATCCGTCTTTTGTACAAACCCAACCTTTCGGATACGGTTTTGCTCTATGCCGTGGGTTATGAAAAAAGGCTGATTTCTCCTCAACAGTTTATCAACCAATCCAGGTTTTCCATCCCTATGATGAATATATCTGTAGAACTAAAAGGCCTGGTGATAAAAGAATACCTAACCAAAGGTATCGACCTGGACCCCACTAGCCAATCAGTAAAAATAGATGTCGAAGACCTTCCTCTACTACCTGGAGAGACCGACGGAGATATATTCGCAAGCATTGCTGCTTTGCCGGGGGTAACTTCTCCGGATCAGCGAGCAGGCAATTTGTTCATTCGAGGTAGCTATACTGATCAATCCCTTGTCTTGTTTGACAATATTCCGATCTACCATCGTGGGCACTATTATGGAACCATTTCACCCTACAACCCTAAGATCGTCTCTAATGTAAGTGTCTATCGCAACGGATTTCATCCCAGGTTGGGTAATCGAGTGGGCGGAGCAGTCATCATAGAATCAGATCAGCAGATATATGATGAGTCACATGTGGGTATAGGAGCAAACTCACTATTTGCTACAGGCTATGGCAAAGCGAAATTAGCTGAAGATAAAGTAAGTCTATCCGTAGCTGCTCGCAGATCCTACCCGAGAGACATCCAATCACCTAAACTCAAGGCTATTTCAGAATCTGTTTTCTCTGGAACCGGGTTGGTTGACAGTGCGGGCAACTTTAAGGGAGACATAGACCTTATCTTTCAAGACTACCACACCAAAATCAACTATCACCCGAATGAAAAACATCAACTGGCCCTATCCGCCATCTATACCAACAATCATACGACCTACACCAACTTGGGTAGAAGCGAGGAGAGCGAAGATATAAACCAGTTTTCCAATTCAGGATATAACCTCAACTGGACTGCTCAGTTAAACCCAAAATGGTCCACCAATACCAGTATCACCTATTCAGATTTTAGTTTCAAATATTCTATCGACCCAGATGGGGATGGAGACTCGTTGTTTTATTCCAACAATCGGATCAAAGACCTGAATCTAAAAGAAGAGTTCAAGCTGAGCCTCCAAGAGATGGAGCTGGATCTCGGAATTGATTACAATTTTCAAGCTGTGGGAACAGAATATGCCAATATACCACCGAAGCAAAATCAGATTTACCGGGTCGATGAGGAAGATAGGGCCAATTATCTCTCTCCCTATTTCAATCTGAATCTCAAACATTGGGAAAAGTGGGACATTCAATTAGGGACGCGGGCTACCTACTATGCTCCTCTGGATCAGATCTACTGGGACCCCAGAGCTTTTGTCAACTACACGCCTGCTGATTGGGTAGGCTTCAGAGCTTCGGCTGGTTGGTACCACCAATACTTGAGTCAGGTCAAATACCTTGAATTCACGGGTGGGGGATTTGACAATGAGCTATGGGTACTAGCCAACGACAAAGGCACAAATGTGATCAATGGTAGACAATTTACCCTCGGTAGTACCATTTACCATTCGGGCTGGATCATAGATGTTGAAGCTTATGAAAAACTCACGGGTGGGGTGTCGGTATCCAGTGGAAGATCTCTAAGGCCTGATCTGGAAATATTCGGTTCCTCTCAGTGGATCAAAGGTTTTGATGCCATGATCAAAAAGCAATTCAACAGCCAGTTGAATGTTTGGGCTTCTTACTCTTACAGCCAATCCGAAATCACCCTTGATACTGCGAAAGACCTTAGCTTCAAAGCCAAGTATGTTCAACCCCATGTCTTTTATCTAGGCAGCGCATATCAAAATGGAAGATGGAAGCTATCTGCAGCCTATAAATGGTCTACCGGACTGTACCAAAAGTCCCTGGATATGGTACATGCAGAACTAATTTTTCTCAACCGACCCCCTAGACCCGCTC
This is a stretch of genomic DNA from Reichenbachiella ulvae. It encodes these proteins:
- a CDS encoding RNA polymerase sigma factor, with product MKDKSVCEEHGFLHIHQEQSVPLRNFLYYRFGSLEKAKDCAQEAFIRLWENCSKVSFDKAKSYLFTIANRIFLDDASHQKVVLKFEKREASTDVRMENNPEFLYRGEEFKAELEAAVSSLPDKQRTVFLMSRIDKTPNKEIAEALDVSIKTVEKHMTSALKSLRESLDELNHYKI
- a CDS encoding FecR family protein, whose translation is MAEQNEIDQILNQWVQGQLSDEQVSEIIGKEDMLKYQQILFEVDSWVPSKEETVFDPKEVMNRPKANEGKVVSMFGWKRMAVAASIVLVLAVSFLYLGKREKTYYTSFGETKRVELPDGSFATLSSHSQIAWDSKDWDTGYRKVRLKGRGFFEVKSGETFSVVSEQGQVEVLGTQFDVADYKDGFLVRCFEGKVRATEKLGSSQLVTAGEAVLFHEGDWEKKEALTNAKPSWLEAKPKYENIPLGLLIEEIESIYGVKVVTKDVNLNRRFTGSIPTDDLKLALEIVFGTLDIKYEIKEQKVILTK
- a CDS encoding TonB-dependent receptor plug domain-containing protein; translation: MYWRKIMAGSLALFCQVSVWAQEMNIESALNKYEQEQGIKFSFDPQLIGLVDAKVTYQQDLSDFVSELESILPLEVKRIENNYFIIRATERAYYFQAYDSLDQVAIAPTDIMVLVNAVPQPIDYQSDGIRLLYKPNLSDTVLLYAVGYEKRLISPQQFINQSRFSIPMMNISVELKGLVIKEYLTKGIDLDPTSQSVKIDVEDLPLLPGETDGDIFASIAALPGVTSPDQRAGNLFIRGSYTDQSLVLFDNIPIYHRGHYYGTISPYNPKIVSNVSVYRNGFHPRLGNRVGGAVIIESDQQIYDESHVGIGANSLFATGYGKAKLAEDKVSLSVAARRSYPRDIQSPKLKAISESVFSGTGLVDSAGNFKGDIDLIFQDYHTKINYHPNEKHQLALSAIYTNNHTTYTNLGRSEESEDINQFSNSGYNLNWTAQLNPKWSTNTSITYSDFSFKYSIDPDGDGDSLFYSNNRIKDLNLKEEFKLSLQEMELDLGIDYNFQAVGTEYANIPPKQNQIYRVDEEDRANYLSPYFNLNLKHWEKWDIQLGTRATYYAPLDQIYWDPRAFVNYTPADWVGFRASAGWYHQYLSQVKYLEFTGGGFDNELWVLANDKGTNVINGRQFTLGSTIYHSGWIIDVEAYEKLTGGVSVSSGRSLRPDLEIFGSSQWIKGFDAMIKKQFNSQLNVWASYSYSQSEITLDTAKDLSFKAKYVQPHVFYLGSAYQNGRWKLSAAYKWSTGLYQKSLDMVHAELIFLNRPPRPAPTNPPPPGSTPPPPPPNPFAELNGYYDPISSLDLSASYTLPRSVQRDWSASLGLSLVNILNNSNLIDRVFRADPEFNFIDRYGIGFAPNLMLIVEF